The Ciceribacter thiooxidans genome window below encodes:
- a CDS encoding L-idonate 5-dehydrogenase, with product MLTRLARLYGRRDLKVEAAPVAPPGPGEVLLKMAAGGICGSDLHYYQDGGFGPVQVREPIIPGHEASGHVAALGAGVTGLSVGDLVAVNPSRPCGTCRFCHEGLPIHCLDMQFMGSAMRLPHAQGMFRDWLTVPAVQCLPAGLLVGADEAACAEPLAVCLHAVARAGELEGKRVLVTGAGPIGVLAVAAARHAGAGEIVATDLADAALERALAMGATQALNVRREPERLAAFESDKGCFDVAFECSAAEAALRNAIATVKPRGTIVQVGVTGDITLPLNALVGKELRLVGTQRFDREFALAVELIADRRIDVRPIISHSFRLEDAVTAFEQAGDRAQACKVQITFSS from the coding sequence ATGCTGACACGGCTCGCGCGCCTTTACGGCCGTCGTGACCTCAAGGTCGAAGCGGCGCCGGTTGCGCCCCCCGGGCCCGGCGAGGTCCTGCTGAAGATGGCAGCCGGCGGCATTTGCGGCTCGGACCTCCATTACTACCAGGACGGCGGTTTCGGCCCGGTGCAGGTGCGCGAGCCGATCATCCCCGGCCATGAGGCCTCGGGCCATGTCGCCGCTCTCGGCGCCGGGGTCACCGGCCTTTCGGTCGGCGATCTGGTGGCAGTCAATCCGAGCCGGCCCTGCGGCACCTGCCGCTTCTGCCACGAGGGACTTCCGATCCACTGCCTCGACATGCAGTTCATGGGGAGCGCCATGCGCCTTCCGCATGCACAGGGCATGTTCCGCGACTGGCTCACCGTACCGGCCGTCCAGTGCCTGCCTGCGGGCCTGCTCGTTGGTGCGGACGAGGCGGCTTGTGCCGAGCCGCTCGCTGTCTGCCTCCATGCGGTTGCCCGGGCGGGCGAGCTCGAGGGCAAGCGGGTGCTGGTCACCGGCGCCGGGCCCATCGGGGTCCTCGCCGTCGCCGCCGCACGGCACGCCGGCGCCGGGGAGATCGTCGCGACCGACCTCGCCGACGCAGCGCTCGAACGCGCGCTCGCCATGGGCGCGACACAGGCGCTCAACGTTCGCCGCGAGCCCGAGCGCCTCGCCGCCTTCGAAAGTGACAAGGGATGTTTCGATGTCGCCTTTGAATGCTCCGCCGCCGAGGCTGCCCTTCGCAACGCCATCGCAACGGTGAAGCCACGCGGCACGATCGTCCAGGTCGGGGTAACCGGCGACATCACCCTCCCCCTGAACGCGCTGGTCGGAAAGGAACTGCGCCTCGTCGGAACGCAGCGTTTTGACCGCGAATTTGCGCTGGCCGTCGAGCTCATCGCCGACCGGCGGATCGATGTCCGGCCGATCATCTCGCACAGCTTCCGCCTCGAAGACGCCGTTACCGCCTTCGAGCAGGCCGGCGACCGTGCGCAGGCCTGCAAGGTCCAGATCACGTTTTCGTCCTGA
- a CDS encoding peptide ABC transporter substrate-binding protein codes for MNASIRRTLKAVLLSSTLLAMTASLASAETVIRRGNGGEPQTLDQAHISIDIEGFIVRDMFEGLTIYNPKGEVIPGVAESWTVSEDGTVYTFKLRDDAKWSNGDPVTADDFVFAWRRMEDPKEAAEYANILYPIKNAEAINTGKAAVDTLGAKAVDAKTLEVTLERPTPYFLQLASHYAALPVNAAAVQKFGAEWTKAGNMVCNGAYCLTENVPNDHITAVKNDKYWDAANVKIDKVIYNPSEDQSATERMFEAGELDVVYNFQTDQKTFLEEKLGKDQVLASTDLGTYYYVFDTRHEPFSDVKVRQALSMAVDRDFLAEKIFSGAQLAGYSFVPPGMEGYTAAAPEWATLDQLDREDKAKELLKEAGYGEGGKPLKIDIRYNTNENHKKVATAVADMWKAVGADVTLQNLDVKSHYAYLQEGGAFDVARAGWSADYADPENFLNLMVSSNTSFNYSHWSNAKYDELMKASYTERDPAKRMQILHDAEQIAMDEQANAPLMVHASTWLVSRKVKGFEMNAVNEHLTKFLSIE; via the coding sequence ATGAACGCTTCAATCAGGCGTACCCTCAAGGCAGTTCTGCTTTCCAGCACGCTGCTTGCCATGACCGCCAGCCTCGCTTCCGCCGAGACGGTCATCCGCCGCGGCAATGGCGGCGAACCTCAGACCCTCGACCAGGCCCATATTTCCATCGACATCGAGGGCTTCATCGTCCGCGACATGTTCGAGGGGCTGACCATCTATAATCCAAAGGGAGAAGTCATCCCGGGCGTCGCCGAGAGCTGGACTGTCTCGGAAGACGGCACGGTCTATACCTTCAAGCTGCGCGACGACGCCAAGTGGTCGAACGGCGATCCGGTGACCGCCGACGATTTCGTCTTCGCCTGGCGCCGCATGGAAGATCCCAAGGAAGCCGCCGAATACGCCAACATTCTTTATCCGATAAAAAATGCGGAGGCGATCAATACCGGCAAGGCCGCTGTCGACACGCTGGGCGCGAAGGCGGTTGACGCAAAAACGCTGGAAGTCACGCTCGAGCGCCCGACGCCCTACTTCCTGCAGCTTGCCTCGCACTACGCGGCTCTGCCGGTCAACGCCGCCGCCGTTCAGAAATTCGGCGCGGAATGGACCAAGGCCGGCAACATGGTCTGCAACGGCGCCTATTGCCTGACGGAAAACGTTCCGAACGACCACATCACCGCCGTCAAGAACGACAAGTACTGGGATGCGGCCAACGTCAAGATCGACAAGGTGATCTACAACCCCTCCGAGGATCAGTCGGCGACCGAACGCATGTTCGAGGCCGGCGAGCTCGACGTCGTCTATAACTTCCAGACGGACCAGAAGACGTTCCTCGAAGAGAAGCTCGGCAAGGACCAGGTTCTCGCCAGCACCGACCTCGGCACCTACTATTACGTCTTCGACACCCGTCACGAGCCCTTCAGCGACGTGAAGGTCAGACAGGCGCTGTCGATGGCCGTCGATCGCGACTTCCTCGCGGAGAAGATCTTCTCCGGCGCCCAGCTCGCGGGCTATTCGTTCGTTCCGCCGGGCATGGAAGGCTACACCGCGGCCGCGCCCGAATGGGCCACCCTGGACCAGCTCGACCGTGAAGACAAGGCCAAGGAACTGCTGAAGGAAGCCGGTTACGGCGAGGGCGGCAAGCCGCTGAAGATCGACATCCGCTACAACACCAACGAGAACCACAAGAAGGTCGCGACCGCAGTCGCCGACATGTGGAAGGCTGTCGGTGCGGATGTCACGCTGCAGAACCTCGACGTGAAATCGCACTACGCCTACCTGCAGGAGGGCGGCGCCTTCGATGTCGCACGTGCCGGCTGGTCGGCCGACTACGCCGATCCCGAGAACTTCCTCAATCTGATGGTTTCGTCCAACACGAGCTTCAACTACAGCCATTGGTCCAATGCGAAGTACGACGAGCTGATGAAGGCCTCCTATACGGAGCGAGACCCGGCCAAGCGCATGCAGATCCTCCATGACGCCGAACAGATCGCCATGGACGAACAGGCGAATGCTCCGTTGATGGTCCATGCCTCGACCTGGCTTGTTTCCCGCAAGGTCAAGGGCTTCGAGATGAACGCCGTCAACGAGCACCTGACCAAGTTCCTCTCCATCGAATAA
- a CDS encoding TRAP transporter small permease, whose amino-acid sequence MNERQHAPASVEEMAHAFEEDAGPADLSSYAVEDWLNMAVFWLMAACVFLQFFTRYALNNSLAWTEEIAANCLVVIVFLGSVMCVRMARHIQVDLLYRFLPQRIGRLLQLLVDFIVIGFFTYTTWLMWRYIAIVGNERMVTVNLPRGYVFYTVFAAFALMLARSVQNFVRDMINEKTVREQASESGIQGCDQCCCSSDPSSPS is encoded by the coding sequence ATGAACGAACGACAGCATGCCCCGGCCAGCGTCGAGGAAATGGCGCACGCCTTCGAGGAGGACGCAGGCCCGGCAGACCTCTCCTCCTACGCGGTGGAGGACTGGCTCAACATGGCCGTCTTCTGGTTGATGGCGGCCTGCGTCTTCCTGCAGTTTTTCACCCGCTATGCGCTGAACAACAGTCTCGCCTGGACCGAGGAAATCGCCGCGAACTGTCTCGTGGTGATCGTGTTCCTCGGCTCGGTCATGTGCGTGCGCATGGCGCGACACATCCAGGTCGACCTTCTCTACCGCTTCCTGCCCCAGCGGATCGGCCGTTTGCTGCAGCTTCTCGTCGATTTCATCGTCATCGGCTTCTTCACCTACACGACCTGGCTGATGTGGCGGTATATCGCGATCGTCGGCAACGAACGCATGGTCACGGTCAACCTGCCGCGCGGCTATGTCTTCTATACCGTGTTTGCCGCCTTCGCCCTGATGCTGGCACGCTCCGTGCAGAACTTCGTCAGGGACATGATCAACGAAAAGACCGTTCGCGAGCAGGCGAGCGAATCCGGCATTCAGGGGTGTGACCAGTGCTGCTGCTCATCGGATCCTTCCTCGCCCTCATGA
- a CDS encoding sialic acid TRAP transporter substrate-binding protein SiaP — translation MKFRLMMLLGATAAILASAITAQAETVLKWAHVYETSEPFHTESVWAADEIAKRTDGRYKIDVFPASQLGKEADINQGLKLGTVDIIISGSSFASREYPPIGVTYYPYTFRDPAHLIAYTKSDVFKKLAAGYEKASGGNHITAVSYYGTRHTTSNRPIAKCADMAGLKIRVPDVPAYLAMPRACGANTTPIAFAEVYLALQNGTVEAQENPLTTIEAKKFYEVQKNISLTGHIVDHLNTVVSGMLWAKLSDEDKKIFTEVMQEAAERTTKIIEEREKALVDKFKERGITVTEVDRSDFEKAVMEKVSFEEFGYDKADWEAIRAVK, via the coding sequence ATGAAGTTCAGACTGATGATGCTACTCGGTGCGACTGCTGCAATTCTCGCCTCGGCGATCACCGCCCAGGCGGAGACGGTGCTCAAATGGGCCCATGTCTACGAAACGTCCGAACCCTTCCACACGGAGTCCGTGTGGGCGGCGGATGAAATCGCCAAGCGCACCGACGGGCGCTACAAGATCGACGTCTTCCCGGCGTCCCAGCTCGGCAAGGAAGCCGACATCAACCAGGGCCTGAAGCTCGGCACGGTCGACATCATCATTTCCGGCTCGAGCTTCGCCTCGCGTGAATATCCACCGATCGGCGTCACCTACTATCCCTATACCTTCCGCGATCCAGCGCACCTGATCGCCTACACCAAGAGCGACGTCTTCAAGAAGCTCGCCGCCGGCTACGAGAAGGCCTCCGGCGGCAACCATATTACCGCCGTCAGCTATTACGGGACCCGCCACACCACCTCCAACCGGCCGATCGCCAAGTGCGCAGACATGGCCGGCCTGAAGATCCGCGTTCCGGACGTTCCGGCCTATCTCGCAATGCCGCGCGCGTGCGGTGCCAACACGACACCGATCGCGTTTGCCGAAGTCTACCTCGCGCTGCAGAACGGCACGGTCGAGGCGCAGGAGAACCCGCTTACCACGATCGAGGCGAAGAAGTTCTACGAAGTCCAGAAGAACATCAGCCTCACCGGCCACATCGTCGATCACCTCAACACGGTGGTCTCCGGCATGCTGTGGGCGAAGCTCTCCGACGAGGACAAGAAGATCTTCACCGAGGTGATGCAGGAGGCTGCCGAGCGCACCACCAAGATCATCGAGGAGCGCGAGAAGGCCCTGGTCGACAAGTTCAAGGAACGGGGCATCACCGTGACCGAAGTCGACCGGTCCGACTTCGAGAAGGCGGTCATGGAGAAGGTGAGCTTCGAGGAGTTCGGCTACGACAAGGCCGACTGGGAAGCCATCCGCGCCGTAAAGTAG
- a CDS encoding TRAP transporter large permease has protein sequence MLLLIGSFLALMIIGTPVAVSLGVSSLLYLLIYGIAPDIIAAQRMIAGVESFPLIAVPFFILVGNLMNIAGVTGRIYHFALSLVGWMKGGLAQVNIIGSVVFSGMSGTALADAAGIGTIEIKAMKDHGYPVEAAVGVTAASATLGPIFPPSLPFVIYGMMANVSIGALFMAGILPGIVMAGLMMLTVFIFARRKGWGSDTPFELRQLGAASLEVGIVLCFPMAVYLLILAGLSINIAVLIALVALIALDWYFDFHAVMALMTPVLLIGGMTMGWFTPTEAAVAAVIWSLFLGLVRYRTMTLRTLAKASFDTIETTASVLFIVTTASIFAWLLTVSQAAQLFSDFMFSLTDNWWTFLIIVNVLLLIVGAFLDTIAAISILVPILMPIAARYGVDPVHMGLIFTLNLMIGLLTPPVGMVLFVLSRISKLSIERTSMAILPWTIPLVVALLLITFIPAITLWLPTELGLLR, from the coding sequence GTGCTGCTGCTCATCGGATCCTTCCTCGCCCTCATGATTATCGGTACGCCCGTTGCCGTCTCGCTCGGCGTCTCGTCGCTCCTCTACCTGCTGATCTACGGCATTGCGCCGGACATCATCGCTGCCCAGCGGATGATCGCGGGGGTGGAGAGCTTTCCGCTGATCGCCGTTCCCTTCTTCATCCTCGTCGGCAACCTGATGAACATCGCCGGCGTCACCGGCCGCATCTATCACTTCGCGCTCTCCCTCGTCGGCTGGATGAAGGGCGGCCTCGCGCAGGTCAACATCATCGGCTCGGTGGTTTTCTCCGGCATGTCCGGAACGGCGCTCGCAGATGCCGCCGGCATCGGCACGATCGAGATCAAGGCGATGAAGGACCACGGCTACCCCGTCGAGGCCGCGGTCGGCGTCACGGCTGCCTCCGCCACCCTCGGCCCGATCTTCCCGCCATCGTTGCCCTTCGTCATCTACGGCATGATGGCCAACGTCTCGATCGGCGCGCTGTTCATGGCCGGCATCCTGCCGGGCATCGTCATGGCGGGCCTGATGATGCTGACGGTCTTCATCTTCGCGCGCCGCAAGGGCTGGGGCTCCGACACGCCGTTCGAACTGAGGCAGCTCGGCGCAGCCTCGCTGGAGGTCGGCATCGTCCTTTGCTTCCCGATGGCGGTCTATCTGCTGATCCTTGCCGGCCTGTCGATCAACATAGCGGTCCTTATCGCGCTCGTCGCCCTTATCGCGCTCGACTGGTATTTCGATTTCCACGCGGTCATGGCCCTGATGACGCCTGTGCTGCTGATCGGCGGCATGACTATGGGCTGGTTCACGCCGACCGAGGCGGCGGTTGCCGCGGTCATCTGGTCGCTCTTCCTCGGGCTTGTGCGCTATCGCACCATGACCCTGCGCACACTGGCAAAGGCGAGCTTCGACACGATCGAGACCACCGCCTCGGTGCTCTTCATCGTCACCACTGCGTCGATCTTCGCCTGGCTTCTGACCGTCAGCCAAGCCGCACAGCTCTTCTCCGATTTCATGTTCTCGCTGACAGACAACTGGTGGACCTTCCTCATCATCGTCAACGTCCTTCTGCTGATCGTTGGTGCCTTTCTCGACACGATCGCAGCAATCAGCATTCTGGTCCCGATCCTGATGCCGATTGCCGCGCGCTACGGTGTGGACCCCGTTCACATGGGACTGATCTTCACGCTGAACCTGATGATCGGCCTCCTGACGCCGCCGGTCGGCATGGTGCTCTTCGTGCTGTCGCGGATATCGAAACTGTCGATCGAACGAACATCAATGGCGATCCTGCCATGGACGATCCCGCTGGTGGTGGCCTTGCTGCTGATCACCTTCATTCCGGCGATCACCCTCTGGCTGCCGACTGAACTCGGCCTGTTGCGGTAG
- a CDS encoding FadR/GntR family transcriptional regulator: MFTVMETRRLYRQVADQMRSLIERGELPAGSRLPAERDLAQRLGVSRPTVREALIVLEVEGLIDIRMGSGVYVAARKAPPAGAPPEDFEGPFELLRARAVVECAVVEEAARLARPEHVSLLDRNLQEMAAAIGDRHRALALDREFHVIVASIIANATLNRFVGSMHDMRMTPYFEKLASYFENRRTWQAATEEHHAIRDAIAANDPDAARKAMRAHLQQSELRLSESFGEDHTPDAAMAAGGQAGGL; this comes from the coding sequence ATGTTCACGGTCATGGAGACGCGGCGGCTCTACCGCCAGGTTGCGGACCAGATGCGCAGCCTGATCGAGCGCGGCGAATTGCCGGCCGGTTCTCGTCTTCCGGCCGAGCGTGACCTCGCGCAGCGCCTCGGCGTCTCGCGTCCGACGGTCCGCGAAGCTCTGATTGTGCTCGAAGTGGAAGGCCTGATCGACATCCGCATGGGCTCCGGCGTCTATGTCGCCGCGCGCAAGGCGCCGCCAGCCGGCGCGCCGCCGGAAGACTTCGAAGGTCCATTCGAGCTCCTGCGGGCGCGGGCGGTAGTGGAATGCGCCGTCGTCGAGGAGGCCGCCCGTCTCGCCCGGCCCGAACACGTCTCGCTCCTCGACCGGAATCTCCAAGAGATGGCGGCGGCGATCGGCGACCGGCACCGGGCGCTGGCGCTCGACCGGGAATTCCACGTCATCGTTGCGAGCATCATCGCCAACGCGACGCTCAACCGATTCGTCGGCAGTATGCACGACATGCGCATGACGCCCTATTTCGAGAAGCTCGCGAGCTATTTCGAGAACCGCCGGACGTGGCAGGCGGCGACGGAGGAACACCACGCGATCCGCGACGCGATCGCGGCAAACGACCCGGACGCCGCCCGAAAGGCGATGCGCGCGCATCTGCAACAATCCGAACTTCGGCTTTCGGAGAGCTTCGGGGAAGATCACACGCCTGATGCCGCAATGGCGGCGGGAGGACAGGCCGGAGGACTTTGA
- a CDS encoding DUF1127 domain-containing protein produces the protein MNIGNAITEYFRLRKAYRELSRLDDASLKDIGVSRSQIRQAVFGR, from the coding sequence ATGAACATCGGCAACGCAATCACCGAATACTTCCGCCTCCGCAAGGCTTATCGCGAACTCTCCCGTCTCGACGACGCATCCCTGAAGGACATCGGCGTCTCGCGGTCGCAGATCCGCCAGGCCGTTTTCGGCCGCTGA